GAACTCCGCTTCAACCGGCCGTTCCTGGACCTGAGGCTGCTCGGGCGGAACCGGCCGCTGTTGCTGGTGTACCTGGGCTTCGCGGTGTTCAGCAGTGTCTACTACTTTGTCTTCTTCGGCCTGCCCCAGCTGCTGCAGGAAGCCGGCGGCTACGATCCAGGCGTCGTAGGCCTGCTGATGCTTCCCCTCGCCACCGTGTCCGTCGTAGCCACCCCGTGGGCGGTCAGGGCGATGGGAAGGTTCGGCGTGCGGAGCGTGCTGCTTGCCGGCGTCGTCCTCCTCACCGCGGTGGCTGCCCTGATGTGGCTGCTGACCGGAAGCCTGGCTATTCCGCTGGTGGCAGTGCTCACAGCGCTGATGGGGATTCCGTACGGGACGGTGGCCATCGCCTCGAATCAGGGAATGTTCGTCTCCACCCGGCCGCAGGAGCGCGGGGTCGCGGCGGGCATCTACCAGACCTGCCGGTACGTTGGTGCCATCGCCGCCACGGTAATGATCGGCGTCTTTGCCAGCACCGGCGTGGACCAGGCGAGCTGGGCGCGCATGGTCATCGCCATGCTGATCCTGTGCGCAGTGACGTTCGGTGTGAGCCTTCTGTGGCGGCAGCGCGAACCGTAGGCCGCGCGGTGTTACGACGATCCCGGACAACCGACCGCGGGTGGGTTTATCGTGGAGGGATGGACAATCCAAAGGTGCAGTTGTACCTGGATATCACCGCCAAAGGCCTTTGCCTGCTGGGCGTGGCGCTGATGATCTTCGGCCAGGGCGGATGGTTCTACGTGGGCGTCGCCACCGTGGTGCTGGGCGTCCTGTTCATCGGCGGCTCGCTGGTGGCCACGCGCAACCTGAGGCACCGGAGCTGGGACGGGCGGAACCGGCCGTCAGCCGGATAGTCGCCCATCCCCTCGCCGCCGTCGGCGATCCTCACGTATACATCAGCGACCCGGGCGTGGTCAGCTTTTCACCGGTTTCCAGCCACGTCTTGAGGCCGGAGAGGATCATGGGCCAGCCGCCGTAGAGCTGTTCGTTGGCTCCTTCGCGGAGGTCGCTGTGCGTGACGGTGAGGCGGCAGGAATCACCCACGGGCTCGATATCCCACGTGACCTTGGAGGTTCCCTCGGCCTTGACGTCCTCGCCCCACAGGGCGCGCATGGTCTGGACGAGCCGGCGGGGCGGGTCCACTTCCAGGTTCTCGCCTTCGCCAAGGGGCGCTCCGGCTTTGACGTTGTTCATGGTGAAGCTGCCGCCCGGGGTCCAGTCCGACTCGATGGTGTTCCCGAACTGGTACTTGCTGCGGATTTCACTGTCTGTGATGGCTTCCCAGAGCCGCTCCGGTGTGGTCTTGATGTAGATTTCGAAGATCTTTTCCATGGGACTTTCCAATCTGGATTTGAGGTCGCTGAGGCCAGCGGCCCATGGTTCTGCATATTTGCTCACCCACCGGTCGTGGACGAGCCGGATGGGTACCGGGTTCAGGAAGTGCAGCTTTTCACGCCCGCGACGGCGGGACACCACCAGGCCTGCATCCTCCAGCAGCCGGAGGTGCTTGGCAATCCCGAACCGGGTCATGTCGAACCGTGCCTCGAGCGCACTCAGTGTCTGGCCGTCCTCGCGGAACAGCTCATCGAGCAGGTCCCGGCGGGTGGGGTCGGAGAGTGCCTTGAACACGTCGTCCATGGCTCCAATGATAGGTGACCAAATGGTCACATAACAAGCGGTCCTAGTTCTTTGATGCCAAGGTTCTGTCGCGGTCCTCGAATACCTCGTCACCGGGGCCGGTGAAGGCGCGGGAGCGTTCCACCGCCTCGATGGATCCGGTGAAGAGCTGGGACTCGTGCGGGTCGGCCGGCGGCCGGGCACCGCTGGCTGCGGGTGAACCCAGCCCGCGCAAAGGTGCCTTGCGCTGGGCGGTGGAGCCGCCGTCGGACACTGCATGTTCCCAGCGCTGGTGGGGCAGGGCCTGCGGATGGCCCTGCTGCAGGAACGTGACCATCGCCTCGCGGATCAGGCAGCGCAGGTCAAAGAGCGCCGCACTGTCCGCGGCACTGACGAGGATGCGGACCCGGACGTAGCCGCCGGTGGCGTCGATGATCTGCAGGACGCCCACGCGCTCGTCCCACAGCCCGGTGCCGGACAGGACTCGGCGCAGCTCGGCACGCATGTCCTCCACGGGGGCGCGCCAGTCGAGGTCGAACTCCACCGTACCCATCACCTCGGACTGGCGGCGGGTCCAGTTCTCGAAGGGCGTAGTGGTGAAGTAGGTGGAAGGCAGGATCAGGCGGCGGTCGTCCCAGATGTGCACCACCACGTACGTGAGG
The window above is part of the Pseudarthrobacter sp. NS4 genome. Proteins encoded here:
- a CDS encoding ArsR/SmtB family transcription factor, which gives rise to MDDVFKALSDPTRRDLLDELFREDGQTLSALEARFDMTRFGIAKHLRLLEDAGLVVSRRRGREKLHFLNPVPIRLVHDRWVSKYAEPWAAGLSDLKSRLESPMEKIFEIYIKTTPERLWEAITDSEIRSKYQFGNTIESDWTPGGSFTMNNVKAGAPLGEGENLEVDPPRRLVQTMRALWGEDVKAEGTSKVTWDIEPVGDSCRLTVTHSDLREGANEQLYGGWPMILSGLKTWLETGEKLTTPGSLMYT